One genomic window of Lytechinus variegatus isolate NC3 chromosome 1, Lvar_3.0, whole genome shotgun sequence includes the following:
- the LOC121429025 gene encoding zinc transporter 2-like isoform X2 — protein sequence MGENGGNRGIIMKNLEKGRQRNTPTYGAMKDETNEGMNENPINHQRQVLLKGAKTRLIFALLLCILVVIAEIVGSILSGSLAILADAGHLLTDIVTYIISLTSIWLAQKPPSKRFTFGLLRAEVVGALFSIIISVCLAVVLSYFAIMRIVHQEFEIDGEVMLIIGIINFFGNIIQIIQLQFGFCCCTSQCGSSEEGLLSVGHGHSHGSLFGGSGDGVAEDEIKRHMNVRAACLHIFGDCLFGFGLLIGALIIYYQPGFKILDPILTIVFGAIVLITLSGLLRDSVYILMAGKPRSVDYDDAKRRLVEIDGVEDVHSLRIWSLTSDVHLVCVHLVLARFYDGRPVDGPKVLREARHILETHFGVVHSTIQIETVEDGVEFLCARTTTGPA from the exons ATGGGAGAAAACGGCGGAAATAG GGGTATCATCATGAAGAATTTGGAGAAAGGGAGGCAAAGAAACACACCTACTTATGGCGCCATGAAGGATGAAACCAACgaaggaatgaatgaaaacCCTATTAACCACCAGAGACAGGTTCTACTAAAAGGAGCTAAAACAAGACTCATATTCGCGCTATTGCTATGTATCCTTGTTGTCATAGCTGAAATCGTAG GAAGTATTTTATCTGGAAGTTTAGCTATCTTGGCTGATGCAGGTCATCTTCTCACCGATATAGTCACTTACATCATTAGTCTAACTTCTATCTGGCTTGCACAGAAACCCCCATCCAAGAGGTTTACATTCGGATTACTGCGTGCCG agGTTGTTGGAGCACTTTTTTCAATCATCATATCAGTTTGTTTGGCAGTGGTCCTCTCTTATTTTGCAATCATGAGGATCGTCCATCAGGAGTTCGAGATAGATGGTGAGGTCATGCTCATCATCGGAATCATCAACTTCTTCGGGAATATCAT ACAAATCATTCAGCTCCAGTTTGGATTCTGTTGCTGTACCAGTCAATGTGGAAGTTCAGAAGAGGGTTTACTATCTGTCGGCCACGGTCACAGCCACGGCTCACTGTTCGGTGGTAGTGGCGATGGAGTCGCTGAGGATGAAATCAAAAGACATATGAATGTGCGCGCCGCATGCCTTCATATATTTGGCGACTGTCTCTTCGGTTTTGGGCTTCTTATTGGTGCCTTAATCATCTACTATCAG CCTGGATTTAAAATCTTGGACCCAATTCTAACCATCGTCTTCGGTGCCATTGTATTGATAACTCTCTCTGGCTTGTTAAGAGATAGCGTCTATATACTCATGGCGG GTAAACCGAGGAGTGTTGATTACGATGATGCTAAGAGAAGATTGGTTGAGATAGATGGTGTTGAGGATGTCCATTCTCTCAGGATATGGTCTTTGACTTCAGATGTACATCTCGTTTGCGTACATCTTGTTTTAG CTCGTTTTTACGACGGTCGTCCGGTTGATGGTCCTAAGGTACTCCGCGAAGCTAGACATATTCTTGAGACTCACTTCGGTGTTGTTCACTCTACCATCCAGATAGAGACAGTTGAAGATGGTGTGGAATTCCTGTGTGCAAGGACTACTACCGGACCCGCATAA
- the LOC121429025 gene encoding zinc transporter 2-like isoform X1, whose protein sequence is MGEYLPAGAVERGIIMKNLEKGRQRNTPTYGAMKDETNEGMNENPINHQRQVLLKGAKTRLIFALLLCILVVIAEIVGSILSGSLAILADAGHLLTDIVTYIISLTSIWLAQKPPSKRFTFGLLRAEVVGALFSIIISVCLAVVLSYFAIMRIVHQEFEIDGEVMLIIGIINFFGNIIQIIQLQFGFCCCTSQCGSSEEGLLSVGHGHSHGSLFGGSGDGVAEDEIKRHMNVRAACLHIFGDCLFGFGLLIGALIIYYQPGFKILDPILTIVFGAIVLITLSGLLRDSVYILMAGKPRSVDYDDAKRRLVEIDGVEDVHSLRIWSLTSDVHLVCVHLVLARFYDGRPVDGPKVLREARHILETHFGVVHSTIQIETVEDGVEFLCARTTTGPA, encoded by the exons ATGGGTGAATATTTGCCTGCAGGTGCCGTCGAAAG GGGTATCATCATGAAGAATTTGGAGAAAGGGAGGCAAAGAAACACACCTACTTATGGCGCCATGAAGGATGAAACCAACgaaggaatgaatgaaaacCCTATTAACCACCAGAGACAGGTTCTACTAAAAGGAGCTAAAACAAGACTCATATTCGCGCTATTGCTATGTATCCTTGTTGTCATAGCTGAAATCGTAG GAAGTATTTTATCTGGAAGTTTAGCTATCTTGGCTGATGCAGGTCATCTTCTCACCGATATAGTCACTTACATCATTAGTCTAACTTCTATCTGGCTTGCACAGAAACCCCCATCCAAGAGGTTTACATTCGGATTACTGCGTGCCG agGTTGTTGGAGCACTTTTTTCAATCATCATATCAGTTTGTTTGGCAGTGGTCCTCTCTTATTTTGCAATCATGAGGATCGTCCATCAGGAGTTCGAGATAGATGGTGAGGTCATGCTCATCATCGGAATCATCAACTTCTTCGGGAATATCAT ACAAATCATTCAGCTCCAGTTTGGATTCTGTTGCTGTACCAGTCAATGTGGAAGTTCAGAAGAGGGTTTACTATCTGTCGGCCACGGTCACAGCCACGGCTCACTGTTCGGTGGTAGTGGCGATGGAGTCGCTGAGGATGAAATCAAAAGACATATGAATGTGCGCGCCGCATGCCTTCATATATTTGGCGACTGTCTCTTCGGTTTTGGGCTTCTTATTGGTGCCTTAATCATCTACTATCAG CCTGGATTTAAAATCTTGGACCCAATTCTAACCATCGTCTTCGGTGCCATTGTATTGATAACTCTCTCTGGCTTGTTAAGAGATAGCGTCTATATACTCATGGCGG GTAAACCGAGGAGTGTTGATTACGATGATGCTAAGAGAAGATTGGTTGAGATAGATGGTGTTGAGGATGTCCATTCTCTCAGGATATGGTCTTTGACTTCAGATGTACATCTCGTTTGCGTACATCTTGTTTTAG CTCGTTTTTACGACGGTCGTCCGGTTGATGGTCCTAAGGTACTCCGCGAAGCTAGACATATTCTTGAGACTCACTTCGGTGTTGTTCACTCTACCATCCAGATAGAGACAGTTGAAGATGGTGTGGAATTCCTGTGTGCAAGGACTACTACCGGACCCGCATAA